In Rhodoferax koreense, a genomic segment contains:
- the smc gene encoding chromosome segregation protein SMC, with the protein MRLSSIKLSGFKSFAEPTTFHLPGQLVGVVGPNGCGKSNIMDAVRWVLGESKASELRGESMQDVIFNGTNTRKPASRSSVELVFDNPDHRAGGQWAQFAEVAVKRVLTRDGTSSYYINNQPVRRRDVQDVFLGTGLGPRAYAIIGQGTISRIIESRPEELRLFLEEAAGVSKYKERRRETENRLSDTRENLTRVEDILRELNANLDRLEKQAEVANRYNQLQAGATLKQHQLWFMKKTESEADQAKVKMDAAQAVNDLESRVADLRHVEAELETIRQAHYAAGDEVNQFQGKLYEASAEVGRLEGEIRFVVEGRQRVEQRLVTLKEQVAQWSTRREEATFEIENLEAQGMQAEEQAELLAAQVEEQAQQLPDVEEALRRAQQTANEQRTSVNQVQQQIQVLAADQRGIEEQSRQFNQRRERLTTDQKALAAPDEAKLLDMQRQLDAAQESAGVAEARLAELQDSVPQLDEDRRSKQQAVNADSARKADLSARLEALKALQEKVKTDGKLAPWLAKHGLDGMQGLWTKLHIEQGWESALEAALRERMGALEVSRLDMVRGFLGSTGADAPPAKLAFYSPPQAGAPAASTALPRLADLLRVNDAGLSALLGDWLHGCFTAASFEEALAQRGQLKPGEVLYVKTGHAVSAHGVSFYAQDSEQAGLLARAQEIENLEKELRAQTLIADESRSALVRAEAAYADASQRLVTARREATETQGRAHELQVETLRLTQLAEQTRARSQQLAGDLAEVDAQLDELQERRVTAEARFEELDMQLADAQERHAQLDERVIELQRKLGEAREQQRSLERQAQEATFAHRSLGARRAELSRSIEVAAQQAGALADEEQRARDELSRLSDAAAQAGLQNALELKSEREAALGAKRSHYDDLTAKLRASDERRLKLERELDPLRQRITEFQLKEQAARLGFEQYAQLLEDAKADLAAVAQSIADGNVRLTGLQSEIDRLNREIAALGAVNLAALDELTVARERKQFLDAQTADLVEAMTTLEDAIRKIDGETRELLSGTFNTVNAHFGKMFPELFGGGNARLVITGDEILDSGVQVVAQPPGKKNQTIHLLSGGEKALTAIALVFAIFQLNPAPFCLLDEVDAPLDDANTERYAKLVASMSKQTQFLFISHNKIAMEMAEQLIGVTMQEQGVSRIVAVDMESALSMAEA; encoded by the coding sequence GTGCGTCTAAGTTCGATCAAGTTATCCGGCTTCAAATCCTTCGCCGAGCCCACGACCTTCCATCTGCCCGGCCAACTGGTCGGCGTGGTCGGGCCGAACGGTTGCGGCAAGTCCAACATCATGGATGCGGTGCGCTGGGTGCTGGGCGAGAGCAAGGCCTCGGAGTTGCGCGGCGAGTCGATGCAGGACGTGATCTTCAACGGCACGAACACCCGCAAGCCGGCCAGCCGCTCCAGCGTGGAACTGGTGTTCGACAACCCCGACCACCGCGCTGGCGGGCAATGGGCGCAGTTCGCCGAGGTGGCCGTGAAGCGCGTGCTCACGCGCGACGGCACCAGCAGCTACTACATCAACAACCAGCCGGTGCGCCGGCGCGATGTGCAGGACGTGTTCCTCGGCACCGGCCTGGGCCCACGCGCCTACGCCATCATCGGCCAGGGCACGATCAGCCGCATCATCGAGTCGCGCCCCGAAGAGCTGCGGCTGTTCCTGGAAGAGGCGGCGGGTGTGTCCAAATACAAGGAACGCCGCCGCGAGACGGAGAACCGCCTCTCCGACACGCGCGAGAACCTCACGCGGGTCGAAGACATCCTGCGCGAACTCAACGCCAACCTCGACCGGCTGGAGAAGCAGGCCGAGGTCGCGAACCGCTACAACCAGCTGCAGGCCGGCGCCACGCTGAAGCAGCACCAGCTCTGGTTCATGAAGAAGACCGAGAGCGAGGCCGACCAGGCCAAGGTGAAGATGGACGCGGCCCAGGCGGTGAACGACCTCGAATCGCGCGTGGCCGACCTGCGCCATGTCGAGGCCGAGCTGGAAACCATCCGCCAGGCGCATTACGCGGCGGGCGACGAAGTGAACCAGTTCCAGGGCAAGCTGTACGAGGCCAGCGCCGAGGTCGGCCGGCTCGAGGGCGAGATCCGTTTCGTGGTCGAGGGCCGGCAACGTGTCGAGCAGCGCCTGGTCACGCTCAAGGAACAGGTCGCGCAGTGGTCCACGCGCCGCGAGGAAGCCACGTTCGAGATCGAGAACCTCGAGGCCCAGGGCATGCAGGCCGAGGAACAGGCCGAGCTGCTGGCGGCACAGGTGGAAGAGCAGGCGCAGCAGCTGCCCGATGTGGAAGAGGCCTTGCGGCGTGCCCAGCAGACGGCCAACGAACAACGCACGAGCGTAAACCAGGTGCAGCAGCAGATCCAGGTGCTGGCCGCCGACCAGCGCGGCATCGAGGAACAGTCGCGCCAGTTCAACCAGCGGCGCGAACGCCTGACCACCGACCAGAAGGCCCTGGCCGCGCCCGACGAGGCGAAGCTGCTCGACATGCAGCGCCAGCTCGACGCCGCGCAGGAATCCGCCGGTGTGGCCGAGGCGCGGCTGGCGGAGCTGCAGGACAGCGTGCCCCAGCTCGACGAAGACCGGCGCAGCAAACAACAGGCGGTGAATGCCGATTCCGCGCGCAAGGCCGACCTGTCGGCGCGCCTCGAAGCCCTGAAGGCGCTGCAGGAAAAGGTCAAGACCGACGGCAAGCTCGCGCCCTGGCTGGCCAAGCATGGCCTGGACGGCATGCAGGGCCTGTGGACCAAGCTGCACATCGAGCAAGGCTGGGAGAGCGCGCTCGAAGCCGCCTTGCGCGAACGCATGGGCGCACTGGAAGTCTCCCGGCTCGACATGGTGCGCGGTTTCCTCGGCAGCACCGGCGCCGACGCGCCGCCGGCCAAACTCGCGTTCTACAGCCCGCCGCAGGCCGGCGCGCCTGCGGCATCCACCGCGCTGCCGCGCCTGGCCGACCTGCTGCGGGTCAACGACGCCGGACTCTCCGCGCTGCTCGGCGACTGGCTGCACGGCTGCTTCACCGCGGCCAGTTTCGAAGAGGCGCTGGCGCAACGTGGTCAGCTGAAGCCGGGCGAGGTCCTGTACGTGAAGACCGGGCATGCGGTCAGCGCCCACGGCGTGAGCTTCTACGCGCAGGATTCGGAGCAGGCCGGCCTGCTGGCGCGCGCCCAGGAGATCGAGAACCTCGAAAAGGAATTGCGCGCGCAGACGCTCATCGCCGACGAGTCGCGCAGCGCGCTGGTGCGGGCCGAGGCCGCCTATGCCGACGCCTCGCAGCGCCTGGTGACGGCACGCCGCGAGGCCACGGAAACCCAGGGCCGGGCGCACGAGCTGCAGGTCGAGACCCTGCGCCTCACCCAATTGGCCGAGCAGACACGCGCACGCAGCCAGCAGCTGGCGGGCGACCTGGCCGAGGTCGACGCGCAGCTCGACGAGCTGCAGGAGCGGCGCGTCACCGCCGAGGCGCGTTTCGAAGAGCTCGACATGCAGCTCGCCGACGCCCAGGAGCGGCATGCGCAGCTCGACGAACGCGTGATCGAACTGCAGCGCAAGCTAGGCGAAGCACGCGAGCAGCAGCGCAGCCTGGAGCGCCAGGCGCAGGAAGCCACGTTCGCGCACCGCAGCCTGGGTGCGCGGCGCGCCGAACTCAGCCGCTCGATCGAGGTGGCGGCGCAGCAGGCCGGCGCGCTGGCCGACGAGGAACAGCGCGCGCGCGACGAGCTGTCGCGCCTGTCCGACGCCGCGGCCCAGGCCGGGCTGCAGAACGCGCTCGAACTCAAGTCCGAACGCGAGGCCGCCCTGGGGGCCAAGCGCAGCCATTACGACGACCTCACGGCCAAGCTGCGCGCCAGCGACGAACGCCGGCTCAAGCTGGAGCGTGAACTCGATCCGCTGCGCCAGCGGATCACCGAATTCCAGCTCAAGGAACAGGCCGCGCGGCTCGGCTTCGAGCAATACGCGCAGCTGCTCGAGGACGCCAAGGCCGACCTCGCAGCCGTGGCCCAGTCGATCGCCGACGGCAATGTGCGGCTCACGGGCTTGCAGAGCGAGATCGACCGGCTCAACCGCGAGATCGCCGCGCTCGGCGCCGTGAACCTGGCCGCACTGGACGAGCTCACCGTGGCGCGCGAGCGCAAGCAGTTCCTCGATGCGCAGACAGCCGACCTGGTGGAAGCCATGACCACGCTGGAAGACGCGATCAGGAAGATCGACGGCGAAACCCGCGAACTGCTGTCGGGCACCTTCAACACCGTGAACGCGCATTTCGGCAAGATGTTCCCCGAACTCTTTGGCGGCGGTAACGCGCGGCTGGTGATCACCGGCGACGAAATCCTCGACTCGGGCGTGCAGGTGGTGGCGCAGCCGCCGGGCAAGAAGAACCAGACCATCCACCTGCTGTCGGGCGGCGAGAAGGCGCTCACCGCGATCGCGCTGGTGTTCGCGATTTTCCAGCTCAATCCCGCACCGTTCTGCCTGCTCGACGAGGTCGATGCCCCGCTCGACGATGCCAATACCGAGCGTTATGCCAAACTGGTGGCCAGCATGAGCAAACAAACCCAATTTCTCTTCATCAGCCACAACAAGATCGCGATGGAAATGGCCGAACAACTCATCGGCGTGACCATGCAGGAGCAGGGCGTGTCGCGCATCGTTGCGGTCGACATGGAGTCGGCGCTTTCCATGGCGGAGGCTTAA
- a CDS encoding class I SAM-dependent methyltransferase, whose amino-acid sequence MPATPSAPTAVPSPLAIADAGLGYLTKLETVRGSGADLQMRSLLDRQQYFDPLGEAERAGISSAAWPLFGLLWPSGRMLAHVMQSFDLEGKHILELGCGLGLASLVVHRRGGDITASDNHPLAGEFMRQNLLLNLLPVMKYQTADWSLPSPPLERFDLIIGSDVLYDRGQPEALSQFIERHASPTAEVLIVDPDRGNRASFTRKMGVLGYSHVQTRLTQLPGEGGAYKGRLLSYRRAEQA is encoded by the coding sequence ATGCCCGCCACGCCCAGCGCACCCACCGCGGTGCCGTCCCCCCTGGCCATCGCCGACGCCGGCCTCGGTTACCTCACCAAGCTCGAGACCGTGCGCGGCAGCGGCGCCGACCTGCAGATGCGGTCGCTGCTCGACCGGCAGCAGTACTTCGACCCGCTCGGCGAGGCCGAACGCGCCGGTATTTCTTCGGCCGCCTGGCCGCTGTTCGGCCTGCTCTGGCCGTCCGGCCGCATGCTGGCGCACGTGATGCAAAGCTTCGACCTCGAAGGCAAGCACATCCTGGAACTCGGCTGCGGCCTGGGCCTGGCGAGCCTGGTGGTGCACCGGCGCGGCGGGGACATCACGGCCAGCGACAACCATCCGCTGGCGGGCGAGTTCATGCGCCAGAACCTGCTGCTGAACCTGCTGCCGGTGATGAAGTACCAGACCGCCGACTGGTCCCTGCCCAGCCCACCGCTGGAGCGTTTCGACCTGATCATCGGCAGCGACGTGTTGTACGACCGGGGGCAGCCGGAAGCGCTGTCGCAGTTCATCGAACGCCATGCCTCGCCCACGGCGGAAGTCCTGATCGTCGATCCCGATCGCGGCAACCGCGCGAGTTTCACGCGCAAGATGGGGGTGCTGGGGTACAGCCATGTGCAGACGCGGCTCACGCAACTGCCGGGCGAAGGTGGGGCTTACAAAGGACGGCTGTTGAGCTATCGACGGGCCGAGCAGGCGTGA
- a CDS encoding class I SAM-dependent methyltransferase, with protein MPQVIECPISGEAMAHAFSETLLGKYQVAYYHCAGCGLLKTEPPYWLDEAYRDAINDCDTGILARNHANAELVEIILEALALENGRVLDIAGGYGLLTRLLRDKGFDAYSTDKYCSNLFAKRFEPTAGFKADALLAFEVLEHVEDPVAFVQEAFSRYQCRTLVFSTLTFSGAVPPRKWWYYLFGTGQHITFYQSRTLAALARRLGCSYYMVSNDLHVFTGEPVPLPRRWLFLRESLRTVYGRYLRHKRRGLSKTWSDHLEA; from the coding sequence ATGCCGCAAGTGATCGAATGCCCGATTTCCGGCGAGGCGATGGCGCACGCATTCAGCGAAACGCTGCTCGGCAAATACCAGGTGGCGTACTACCACTGCGCCGGCTGCGGGCTGCTCAAGACCGAGCCGCCCTACTGGCTTGACGAAGCCTACCGCGACGCCATCAACGACTGCGACACTGGCATCCTGGCGCGCAACCACGCCAATGCCGAGCTCGTGGAGATCATCCTCGAGGCGCTTGCGCTGGAAAACGGCCGCGTGCTGGACATCGCCGGCGGCTATGGCCTGTTGACCCGGCTGCTGCGCGACAAGGGCTTCGACGCCTACAGCACCGACAAATACTGCAGCAACCTGTTCGCCAAGCGCTTCGAGCCCACGGCCGGCTTCAAGGCCGATGCGCTGCTGGCCTTCGAGGTGCTGGAACACGTGGAAGACCCGGTCGCCTTCGTGCAGGAAGCCTTCTCGCGCTACCAGTGCCGCACACTGGTGTTCTCCACGCTCACCTTCAGCGGTGCCGTGCCGCCGAGGAAGTGGTGGTACTACCTTTTCGGCACCGGCCAGCACATCACGTTCTACCAGTCCCGCACGCTGGCCGCGCTGGCCCGCCGCCTGGGCTGCAGCTACTACATGGTCTCCAACGACCTGCACGTGTTTACCGGCGAGCCCGTGCCGCTGCCGCGGCGCTGGCTGTTCCTGCGCGAATCCCTGCGCACGGTGTACGGCCGCTACCTGCGCCACAAGCGGCGCGGCCTGAGCAAGACCTGGAGCGACCACCTGGAAGCCTGA
- the ligA gene encoding NAD-dependent DNA ligase LigA: MSSSDQKSPEAQMNPAQAAIEIEAFRTQLDAWSHAYYVLDAPSVPDAEYDRVFRALQALEAAHPELLTPDSPTQRVGGQPLPFFTPVRHAVPMLSIRTETDTEATGAQAFDTRVRKELGLAPDAPAVGYVAELKFDGLAMNLRYERGLLVQAATRGDGSVGEDVTQNIKTIRQIPLRLPKDAPAVLEVRGEVYMKRAAFDALNEKQREKGEKTFVNPRNAAAGAVRQLDPAIAAQRPLSFFAYGLGEITPAEQGGPDFQSHFQLLLTLKSWGFPVAAQVETAQGASELIAYHQKIGAERDQLPYDIDGVVYKVDSLALQRQLGFVSREPRWAVAHKYPAQEQMTPVQGIDIQVGRTGKLTPVARLAPVFVGGVTVTNATLHNLFEIRRKGVRVGDTAIVRRAGDVIPEVVGVVPTPRPHYVPNFRMPRQCPVCGSAVVREPGEVNHRCTGGLFCAAQRKEAILHFAQRRAVEVEGLGDKLVDQLVEGGLIRTLPDLYKLGFTALAALDRMADKSAQNIVAALEKSKHTTLPRFLFGLGIRHVGEATAKELARHFGKLDAVMDASVEQLLEVADVGPIVAQSIVTFFAQPHNREVVEQLRAAGVTWEEGEPAAVAPKPLAGQTFVLTGTFPTLTREEAKERLENAGAKVAGSVSKKTSYVVAGEEAGSKLDKALALGVAVIDEAAMLALLG; this comes from the coding sequence ATGAGTTCCTCTGATCAAAAAAGCCCTGAAGCGCAGATGAATCCGGCGCAAGCTGCTATCGAAATCGAAGCGTTTCGCACCCAGCTCGACGCCTGGTCCCACGCCTACTACGTGCTCGACGCGCCCAGCGTGCCCGATGCCGAATACGACCGCGTGTTCCGCGCGTTGCAGGCCCTGGAGGCCGCGCATCCCGAGCTGCTCACGCCCGACTCGCCGACCCAGCGCGTGGGTGGCCAGCCGCTGCCTTTCTTCACCCCGGTGCGTCACGCCGTGCCCATGCTCAGCATCCGCACCGAGACCGACACCGAGGCCACGGGCGCGCAGGCGTTCGACACGCGGGTGCGCAAGGAGCTCGGCCTGGCGCCGGACGCGCCGGCCGTGGGCTACGTAGCCGAACTCAAGTTCGACGGCCTGGCGATGAACCTGCGCTACGAGCGCGGCCTGCTGGTGCAGGCTGCGACGCGCGGCGACGGCAGCGTGGGCGAAGACGTCACGCAGAACATCAAGACCATCCGGCAAATCCCACTCAGGTTGCCGAAGGACGCGCCAGCCGTGCTCGAGGTGCGCGGCGAGGTCTACATGAAGCGCGCGGCCTTCGATGCGCTCAACGAGAAGCAGCGCGAAAAGGGCGAGAAGACCTTCGTCAACCCGCGCAACGCCGCGGCCGGCGCTGTGCGGCAACTCGACCCGGCCATCGCGGCGCAGCGCCCGCTGAGTTTCTTCGCCTATGGCCTGGGCGAGATCACGCCGGCCGAGCAGGGCGGCCCCGACTTCCAGAGCCATTTCCAGTTGCTGCTCACGCTGAAATCATGGGGATTTCCGGTGGCAGCGCAGGTGGAGACGGCGCAGGGTGCTTCTGAATTGATAGCATACCACCAGAAGATCGGCGCCGAGCGCGACCAGCTGCCGTACGACATCGACGGTGTCGTCTACAAGGTCGACAGCCTGGCACTGCAGCGCCAGCTTGGCTTCGTCTCGCGCGAGCCGCGCTGGGCCGTGGCCCACAAATACCCCGCGCAGGAACAGATGACGCCGGTGCAGGGCATCGACATCCAGGTCGGTCGCACCGGCAAGCTCACGCCGGTGGCACGGCTGGCGCCGGTCTTCGTCGGCGGCGTGACGGTGACCAATGCCACGCTGCACAACCTGTTCGAGATCCGCCGCAAGGGCGTGCGGGTGGGAGACACGGCCATCGTGCGGCGCGCCGGCGACGTGATCCCCGAGGTCGTCGGTGTGGTGCCGACGCCGCGACCTCATTACGTGCCCAACTTCCGCATGCCGCGCCAATGCCCGGTCTGCGGCAGTGCCGTGGTGCGCGAGCCGGGCGAAGTCAACCACCGCTGCACCGGCGGCCTGTTCTGCGCGGCGCAGCGCAAGGAGGCCATCCTGCATTTCGCGCAGCGGCGCGCGGTCGAGGTCGAAGGCCTGGGTGACAAACTCGTCGACCAGCTCGTCGAAGGCGGCCTGATCCGCACCTTGCCCGACCTCTACAAACTCGGCTTCACCGCCCTGGCCGCGCTCGACCGCATGGCCGACAAGTCGGCGCAGAACATCGTCGCCGCGCTCGAAAAATCCAAGCACACCACGCTGCCGCGCTTCCTGTTCGGCCTGGGCATCCGCCATGTGGGCGAGGCCACGGCGAAGGAACTGGCGCGGCATTTCGGCAAACTCGACGCGGTGATGGACGCCAGCGTCGAGCAGTTGCTCGAAGTGGCCGACGTCGGCCCGATCGTCGCGCAGAGCATCGTCACCTTCTTTGCCCAGCCGCACAACCGCGAGGTCGTCGAGCAACTGCGCGCGGCCGGCGTCACCTGGGAAGAGGGCGAGCCCGCCGCCGTGGCGCCGAAGCCGCTGGCCGGACAGACCTTCGTGCTCACCGGCACCTTCCCCACGCTGACCCGCGAAGAAGCCAAGGAACGGCTGGAAAACGCCGGCGCCAAGGTGGCCGGCTCGGTGAGCAAGAAGACGAGCTACGTCGTCGCCGGTGAAGAGGCCGGCAGCAAGCTGGACAAGGCGCTGGCGCTGGGGGTGGCGGTGATCGATGAGGCGGCGATGCTGGCTTTGTTGGGCTAG
- the def gene encoding peptide deformylase — translation MTIREILKMGDPRLLRIAQPVTEFDTDALHLLIADMADTMRAVNGAGLAAPQIGVDLQLVIFGTRDVNPRYPDRPLVPPTVLINPVITVLGDAEEEDWEGCLSVPGLRGLVPRAARIRYTGFDPYGDPIDRTVDGFHARVVQHECDHLIGRLYPTRMRDLTQLGFTEVLFPGLAATDDD, via the coding sequence ATGACCATCCGCGAAATCCTCAAGATGGGCGACCCGCGCCTGCTGCGCATCGCTCAGCCCGTCACCGAATTCGATACCGATGCGCTGCACCTGCTGATCGCCGACATGGCCGACACCATGCGGGCCGTCAATGGGGCCGGTCTGGCCGCGCCGCAGATCGGTGTCGACCTGCAACTGGTGATCTTCGGCACGCGCGACGTGAACCCGCGTTACCCCGACCGTCCGCTGGTGCCGCCCACGGTGTTGATCAACCCGGTGATCACCGTGCTTGGCGACGCGGAGGAAGAGGACTGGGAGGGCTGCCTTTCGGTGCCCGGCCTGCGCGGCCTGGTGCCGCGCGCGGCCCGGATCCGCTACACCGGCTTCGACCCCTATGGCGACCCGATCGACCGCACGGTGGACGGCTTCCATGCGCGCGTGGTGCAGCACGAATGCGACCACCTGATCGGCCGCCTGTATCCCACGCGCATGCGTGACCTGACCCAACTCGGCTTCACGGAAGTCTTATTCCCGGGGCTGGCGGCGACCGACGACGACTGA
- a CDS encoding cell division protein ZipA C-terminal FtsZ-binding domain-containing protein has translation MSSSLQIGLAAAGGLVLAAVVAHGAWTSRRNAPRQAEPEPQDTQPMEPRLDGAHGDVPSGAERQEPSFHDPMAAMTAMPIPLPERRPGMDPLIDVIAPIALESEVSGDAVLAALPPTRRVGSKPFAVEGLNNVSQQWEAPVAGQRYGVLQAGVQLANRTGALNEIEYSEFVMKAQAFADALGGAPEFPEMREEVARGRELDQFANDHDAQLGFTLRAMRTAWSPGYVQQNAARLGFVPGLIPGRMVLPSSTPGLPPILGLSFDSQAALAEDPDQSAIREVSLSLDVPQVDRAEQPFVRMRETAVALAEAMDGMVTDDDGRPLQRDAMDQIGSELEKLYDTLDARDLSAGSALARRLFS, from the coding sequence ATGAGCAGTTCTCTACAGATCGGTCTGGCGGCGGCGGGTGGCCTGGTACTGGCCGCGGTGGTGGCCCATGGCGCCTGGACCTCGCGGCGCAACGCGCCGCGCCAGGCCGAACCCGAGCCGCAGGACACCCAGCCGATGGAGCCGCGCCTGGACGGCGCACACGGCGACGTGCCTTCCGGCGCCGAGCGCCAGGAGCCTTCCTTCCACGACCCCATGGCCGCGATGACGGCGATGCCGATCCCGCTGCCCGAGCGCCGGCCCGGCATGGACCCGCTGATCGACGTGATCGCGCCGATCGCACTGGAGTCCGAAGTCTCGGGCGATGCCGTGCTGGCCGCCTTGCCGCCCACGCGCCGCGTCGGCAGCAAGCCCTTTGCGGTGGAGGGCCTCAACAATGTCAGCCAGCAATGGGAGGCCCCGGTGGCCGGCCAGCGTTACGGTGTGCTGCAAGCCGGCGTGCAACTGGCCAACCGCACCGGCGCGCTCAACGAAATCGAGTACTCCGAATTCGTGATGAAGGCCCAGGCCTTCGCCGATGCCCTGGGTGGCGCGCCCGAATTTCCCGAGATGCGCGAGGAGGTGGCGCGCGGCCGCGAACTCGACCAGTTCGCCAACGACCACGATGCCCAGCTCGGCTTCACCCTGCGCGCCATGCGCACCGCCTGGAGCCCCGGCTACGTGCAGCAGAACGCCGCGCGGCTGGGCTTCGTGCCCGGCCTGATCCCCGGCCGCATGGTCTTGCCCAGCAGCACGCCGGGCCTGCCGCCGATCCTCGGCCTGAGCTTCGATTCCCAGGCCGCACTCGCCGAAGACCCGGACCAGTCCGCCATCCGCGAAGTCTCGCTGAGCCTGGACGTGCCGCAGGTCGACCGCGCCGAGCAGCCCTTCGTGCGCATGCGCGAGACCGCCGTCGCGCTGGCCGAGGCCATGGACGGCATGGTCACCGACGACGATGGCCGCCCGCTGCAACGCGACGCCATGGACCAGATCGGCTCCGAGCTGGAAAAACTGTACGACACGCTCGACGCGCGCGACCTGTCGGCCGGCTCCGCGCTGGCACGGCGGCTTTTTAGCTGA